The following proteins come from a genomic window of Lolium rigidum isolate FL_2022 chromosome 5, APGP_CSIRO_Lrig_0.1, whole genome shotgun sequence:
- the LOC124651212 gene encoding peroxidase 3-like, producing MTIAPPTLLAFVVLAGALAGGGGVVDAALLKAHFYRHSCPAAEAVVRDIVQARVAEDPAALPARLLRLFFHDCFVRGCDASLLIDSTGGSNGNAAEKDAAPNRSLGGFDVVDTAKAVLEAVCPGVVSCADIVALAARDAVSVQFGRELWDVQLGRRDGVVSRASEALSDIPSPSDNFTALEASFASKGLDVKDLVILSGAHTIGIGHCNLFSSRLFSSTPTGAVTPATDPTLNAAYAAQLRWACRSPSNNATVVPMDPSSPARFDSHYYVNLKLGRGLFTSDAALLTDRRAVGMIHGLTKEGHFLKEFKNAVRKMGRVGVLTGDQGEIRRNCRVINS from the exons ATGACGATAGCGCCGCCAACGTTGCTCGCGTTTGTCGTCCTGGCCGGCgcgctggccggcggcggcggcgtcgtggaTGCGGCGCTGCTGAAGGCGCACTTCTACAGGCACAGCTGCCCAGCGGCGGAGGCAGTTGTGCGGGACATCGTGCAGGCCCGCGTGGCCGAGGACCCCGCCGCGCTCCCCGCTAGGCTGCTCCGCCTCttcttccacgactgcttcgtgAGGGGCTGCGACGCGTCGCTGCTGATCGACTCCACGGGGGGCAGCAACGGAAACGCGGCGGAGAAGGACGCCGCGCCGAACAGGTCGCTGGGCGGCTTCGACGTCGTGGACACCGCCAAGGCCGTGCTGGAGGCCGTCTGCCCCGGCGTcgtctcctgcgccgacatcGTGGCGCTCGCCGCCAGGGACGCCGTCTCCGTCCAG TTCGGTCGGGAGCTGTGGGACGTGCAGCTGGGGCGgcgcgacggcgtggtgtcgcgcGCATCGGAGGCGCTGTCGGACATCCCCTCGCCCTCGGACAACTTCACCGCGCTGGAGGCCAGCTTCGCCAGCAAGGGCCTCGACGTCAAGGACCTCGTCATCCTCTCAG GTGCGCACACCATCGGCATCGGACACTGCAACCTCTTCAGCAGCCGCCTGTTCAGCTCCACCCCCACCGGCGCCGTCACCCCCGCCACCGACCCGACCCTCAACGCTGCCTATGCCGCGCAGCTGCGCTGGGCGTGCAGGTCGCCGTCTAACAACGCTACCGTCGTGCCCATGGACCCCAGCAGCCCGGCCCGGTTCGACTCCCATTACTACGTCAATCTCAAGCTTGGCCGTGGGTTGTTCACGTCCGACGCCGCCCTGCTCACCGACCGCCGTGCCGTCGGCATGATCCACGGGCTCACCAAGGAAGGCCACTTCCTGAAGGAGTTCAAGAACGCCGTTCGTAAGATGGGTCGCGTTGGTGTCCTCACCGGAGACCAGGGAGAGATTAGGAGAAACTGTAGGGTCATCAACTCATGA